The Tubulanus polymorphus chromosome 1, tnTubPoly1.2, whole genome shotgun sequence genome contains a region encoding:
- the LOC141904171 gene encoding uncharacterized protein LOC141904171 isoform X3, whose amino-acid sequence MQMDTTKKKGRIKINRPSLTAINISNRSQLECSKPDDKDDKLKLALAVENEGDDCAGLSNIANKEGRRVDSDSVLPSNYPDTKTTEQSEEEEILDYNDYSSESDENQSEDDEKSSDDNELDTGNMNYSKKDLPKLVEMSIKDFVSQKIQQLEEERIRGELSLAEIEEKMKKALHARQKGLEIEGDAMKNENVENGKNEIEDDSLSKSKTKKKKKKDKKERRHKKKKKEEKKESKGREKERKHEKEKTRSRSSDQVDTDNLDKRRHRSSEKCGQSFVSKVSYENEPKERIVDLCEQLDDRKLFGTSKESANKHRERKHSHRSRSRSREKEKSYHKEKEQSHSKREKYSKEKIMDDGKSRKRSRIENEDETYSKSSKHVKTHHEKDKKDLRSESLEHKKVKDEKCISNSIKRKVSISENVTLDEKKEIYPPTENKNKDPKPVKEKKTDRDKCDKKSSNKKVKDVKNHVELSKVRTDLEHRVMEASDSEEETDEKIDVIVEETKFRSFSKPLNRVTRLRKDAGRESKAAEGDDNVEMTFVEEEDKDLASKKKKMEEKMRKAAENNKKIELEKKVTSEKAEVSDTGQSEKNSDTNQTSNTSSNDGKKQDSKSGINENKKVNILSGLKISLPVNSNVSQAKRDSKTGSAASITVSDEKENNNATILKEKKPMIPRVLGLKISEKSAELISSGEKVLAVKDTTDSVEEGELTESNGSEGEASSSDENEEGEIDDDDDDDDNDDEGLVEEDDDDVKDNLVKKKKKKSSKDGKSKKKLKKSGKTSDKKKGKDKSKDKKKKDKSRSRTPKKKKHSTRSRSRSRSIERDSRRHRHSRSRSPDDFWRGSDRYGHWRDTGSYYDRDHRDYRRRSRSPPFHRGRARERRSRSPSLQIDKEALRKIAVANAMKNFRTGQGPAANLRPDEIARIKSGGKSVAELTEFCKKITQKGGTGSDGGDEDEFGNLIGSDDDEGPFINHPFKVRENSSIVMNIKNAKQLPVLTPAEKKAQMSQLRIQFPVSSGNQHRTKELEWVPVEKPTPPVTTTAVAVVTKSAAPVAAVPAIPAISGISKDQSASFLMPPPPPPPPPPKNDSVFEESVPEAINIGEMVSERLSAMKKLSKNPLDMEAMGKMYRAQAKVNRWAQAQNLPGQFTGSTGAKILSVEELEGDRRNQAWLKKAFMRLIVTRMML is encoded by the exons ATGCAA ATGGATACCACGAAAAAAAAAGgcagaatcaaaataaacagACCAAGTCTCACGGCAATCAACATTTCAAACCGTAGTCAACTAGAATGCTCAAAACCAGATGACAAAGATGACAAGCTTAAATTGGCATTGGCTGTGGAAAATGAGGGAGATGATTGTGCCGGGCTCAGCAATATTGCAAACAAGGAGGGTCGAAGAGTTGATTCAGATTCGGTCTTACCTTCAAACTACCCAGACACAAAAACCACTGAACAATCAGAGGAAGAAGAGATATTAGACTATAATGATTATTCGAGTGAATCTGATGAAAATCAGTCAGAGGATGATGAGAAAAGTAGCgatgataatgaattagatacaggaaatatgaattattcaaaaaagGATTTACCCAAATTAGTGGAGATGTCGATCAAAGATTTTGTTAGTCAGAAGATCCAGCAATTAGAAGAAGAACGCATTCGCGGTGAATTATCTCTCGCAGAgatagaagaaaaaatgaaaaaagccCTACATGCTCGACAAAAGGGTCTGGAAATTGAGGGTgatgcaatgaaaaatgaaaatgttgagaacggtaagaatgaaattgaagatGATTCTTTATCGAAATCAAAAacgaagaagaaaaagaaaaaagataaaaaagagaGGAGacataagaaaaagaaaaaagaggaAAAGAAGGAAAGTAAAGGAAGAGAAAAGGAGCGTAAGCATGAGAAGGAAAAGACTCGCAGTAGAAGTTCTGATCAAGTCGACACTGACAATTTGGATAAACGTAGACATAGATCTTCTGAAAAGTGTGGACAATCATTTGTATCGAAAGTAAgttatgaaaatgaaccaaAGGAAAGAATTGTGGATCTATGTGAACAGCTTGATGATAGAAAATTGTTCGGAACTTCAAAAGAAAGTGCAAATAAACATAGGGAAAGGAAGCATTCTCATCGGAGCCGTAGCAGGAGcagagaaaaagaaaaaagttatCATAAGGAAAAAGAACAGAGCCACAGTAAAAGAGAAAAgtattcaaaagagaagataATGGATGATGGTAAAAGCAGGAAAAGATCtcgcattgaaaatgaagatgaaacaTATAGTAAAAGTAGTAAGCACGTGAAAACACATCATGAAAAAGACAAAAAGGATCTCAGATCTGAGAGTTTAGAGCATAAGAAGgtcaaagatgaaaaatgtatttctaacagtataaaacgaaaagtaagcatatctgaaaacgtcacacttgatgagaaaaaggaaatatatccaccaactgaaaataaaaacaaagatCCCAAACCTGTCAAGGAAAAGAAAACAGATAGGGATAAATGTGATAAAAAGTCTTCTAATAAGAAAGTTAAGGATGTTAAGAATCATGTGGAGTTATCAAAAGTAAGAACTGATTTAGAGCATAGAGTCATGGAAGCATCTGATTCTGAAGAAGAAACTGATGAGAAAATAGATGTTATAGTGGAGGAGACAAAATTCCGTTCTTTTTCAAAACCGCTCAATCGTGTTACTAGATTACGGAAAGATGCTGGAAGAGAAAGTAAAGCAGCTGAAGGTGATGACAATGTTGAGATGACATTTGTTGAAGAAGAAGACAAGGATTTGGCCtcaaagaagaaaaagatGGAAGAGAAAATGAGAAAAGCTGCAGagaataacaagaaaattgaACTGGAAAAAAAAGTCACCAGTGAGAAAGCTGAAGTGTCTGACACAGGACAATCAGAGAAAAACAGTGATACTAATCAAACTTCAAACACATCAAGTAATGATGGAAAAAAACAAGACTCTAAATCTggaattaatgaaaacaaaaaagtaaATATTCTTTCAGGTCTTAAAATATCgctcccggtaaattcaaatgtTAGTCAAGCTAAGCGCGATAGTAAGACTGGATCAGCAGCATCTATTACTGTCAgcgatgaaaaagaaaataataatgcaaCAATACTTAAGGAGAAGAAACCTATGATTCCACGTGTGTTGGGTTTAAAGATCAGCGAGAAAAGTGCAGAGTTGATATCATCTGGTGAAAAGGTTTTAGCTGTAAAAGATACAACAGACAGTGTTGAAGAAG GAGAATTAACTGAATCTAATGGTAGTGAAGGAGAGGCTAGTTCCTCAGATGAGAATGAAGAAGGAGAaatcgatgatgatgacgacgatgatgacaaTGATGATGAGGGTTTAGTTGAagaggatgatgatgatgttaagGACAATCTggtgaagaaaaagaaaaaaaaaagttcGAAGGATGGtaaatcaaagaaaaagttgaaaaagaGCGGCAAAACTTCTGACAAAAAGAAAGGGAAGGATAAAAGCAAGGATAAGAAGAAGAAGGATAAATCAAG ATCAAGAACTCCCAAAAAGAAGAAGCATTCAACTCGGTCACGATCTCGTTCAAGATCGATTGAAAGAGATAGCAGAAGACATCGACATTCCCGTTCTAGAAGTCCGGATGATTTCTGGAGAGGTAGTGACAGATACGGCCACTGGAGAGATACTGGTAGCTATTATGATCG GGATCATCGAGATTATCGtcgaaggtcaaggtcacctcCATTTCATCGGGGTCGAGCACGCGAACGCAGATCGAGGTCACCGAGTTTACAGATTGATAAAGAGGCTTTACGAAAAATTGCTGT AGCTAACGCGATGAAAAACTTTCGAACTGGTCAAGGCCCTGCTGCTAATCTTAGACCAGATGAGATTGCAAGAATTAAGTCAGGAGGAAAATCTGTAGCAGAATTAACCG aattttGTAAGAAAATAACTCAAAAAGGGGGTACTGGGTCAGATGGTGGAGATGAGGATGAGTTTGGAAATCTTATCGGTTCAGATGACGACGAAGGCCCGTTCATAAATCACCCATTTAAGGTCCGCGAAAATAGTTCAATTGTAATGAACATAAAG AATGCGAAACAGCTGCCAGTGCTAACACCTGCTGAAAAGAAAGCCCAAATGTCTCAACTGCGAATACAGTTTCCGGTATCAAGCGGTAATCAACATCGTACAAAAGAGTTAGAATGGGTACCTGTTGAGAAACCAACACCTCCTGTTACTACTACAGCTGTAGCTGTAGTTACTAAATCAGCTGCGCCTGTTGCTGCTGTACCTGCTATTCCTGCGATTAGTGGAATAAGCAAAGATCAGTCTGCATCATTCCTaatgccgccgccgccgccccCACCCCCTCCTCCAAAGAATGACAGCGTTTTTGAGGAGTCCGTCCCCGAG gcAATAAACATTGGAGAAATGGTTTCTGAAAGACTTTCAGCTATGAAGAAATTATCGAAAAATCCATTAGATATGGAAGCTATGGGAAAAATGTACAGGGCTCAAGCAAAG GTTAACAGATGGGCACAAGCACAAAACCTACCAGGTCAGTTTACTGGATCTACCGGTGCTAAGATCCTATCCGTTGAAGAACTTGAAGGAGATCGGCGAAATCAGGCatggttgaaaaaa GCTTTTATGAGGCTGATTGTTACTCGGATGATGCTGTGA